ATGCTTCTAAATCTTCTAATCTTGTCTATATGACATTTACTGTTAGAGGATAATATATTTAGTGGAGTTTGAAAATCTATTGATGAATTGAGTGTTCTATTATACAAGTTAACTGATACCTCTAACGCTAAATTCCACATAACTTTTGGCAATCCCGAATCTATCATAAGTGATCTAACTTTTTCTAACAAAGTCCTATTTAAACGCTCTGCTGTACCGTTCTGCGGCGGCGTGTAGggattagaaaaattagaatcaattttctctttttcaaCTATTTCAGAGAATTCCCCTCCTGTAAATTCTCTAGCGTTGTCAGCTCTAATAAAGCAAGCTTTATGATCTTTGCCCACTAAGTTCCTTACACTTCTTAGATAGTTTTCCAAGCACTCTCCTGactcagatttatttttaattgcataggCTTTAGCAAATTTGGAATAATCATCTATGAACGCtataatgaatcttttttgacCTGGAAAAGTTTTAGTTTTGAAAGGGCCCATAATATCTGTGTGAATTAATTTAAGGGGTTGGTCTGCTCTAGTTCTAGTTTCAGAAAAAGGTTGCCTATTCATTTTAGCCATTATGCAAAcctcacaatttttaatattttcgttaaacTCAACCTTCTCTAAATTCTTGTctatctttttcagtttttcaaggtATCCTAAAGACGGATGTCCCAATCTAATATGCCAGAGCATTCCCTCATCTAACTCTTCACTATACTTTTTCTCTAATTCAAATGACTCGAACAAATCATCAATATCGTATTTACTTTCAAGGTCATCAAGATTGCAACTTTGAAAATCACTATATTGGCTAAATTTGGGGCACACATTTTCCAGGTCAGGCTCCCTCCCAATCTCATTCTCTATTACTTCCTTTTCAAGGGAATCAGCTTGAGATTGAGAAGTAACCTCTTCTAAGTTTATCAAACTAGCTCTACAAGTGTATTTATGAtaattcgatttatttaatttgtctCCTAAGTTTTTAATCTCTAAGTGAATTAACCAGTTAGGCTTTTCATAATATCCAGTCATATGTTCAAAACCTGTTtgtttatcataaatttttattgtagagtcatctaaataaatacaaaaaccaGCATCTGCAAAATGTCTGAGAGACAGCAAATTCTCCGAAACATTTTCAGCTGCTAAAACATTTGACGATTTAATAGGATAACCCTTCTGGTCTAATTTGTTAATGTATAAATCACCTTTACCATCTATTTGAATGTCTGCCGATTTATTTTTCTTggcactttcaataacagctccagaacatttttcgaaattatgtaaaataaaaccTTTATTTACAATATGTTCTGTAGCTCCAGAGTCAACAAGAAAAGTTATCTCATTATTTGATGTTTTAGAATTAGTCTTACCTTCTAAAGATAATTGAGCAGATTTGGCgaatttttgttgattatttttattgttggtGGTGAATGGACGTTTTCCACCTCTTGTAAAATTATTACCTCTGCCTCTATAACTACCACCTCTATGACTACCACCTCTATTACCTCTagtgttattattattttgataattattgtAAAAGCCTCTTCCTCTAAAATTACCACCACTACCCCTCGAACCTCTATTATTATAAGAGTTTCCTCTACTATacctttaattttgtttctttgccTGGTGCTTATCATGTTCTTCCTGGCTAAAGTTTGGGCAGTCCTTACTTTTGTGGTCCCTAACACCCTTGCAGGCAAAGCAGAAACACACGCCCAGGGGTGCCAGATGACATTGCTGCTGTGTATGGCCCTGCTGGTAGCAGCGAAAGCACGTATCGTTGTTACCGCCACAACCAGAAGCGCCCCCACCAGCAGCAACATTGGCAGATGTAGCTGCGCCTCTATTGCGCCTGTCCGCCTCGAGCTGgagtacaaattttttcatctctACAAATGTCATTCctctatttttgttttgtttggttAGTATATTCATCTCTCTCATGCGCGGATAAGTTTCTTTAACAGCTTTTATAAAATCATATCTTTTTTCCGCATCAGTGATAGGAATAGCTTCAgtgtttaattcatattttcgaatcaaaaactcgaaattatttataaaatctttaactttatcatttttattttatttgagacTGAAGAGCTTTTCCCTCACTCCTGCTTTATCTACATTAGACTCTAAAACTCTTTGACTTTTGATTACATTCAGAACTTTTGCTGCATCACTGATGTCTAGAatcaatttatggtaattttcatctaaatgattaattatgataTATGATGATATTAATTATGATATAGTTTGTCTAACCAAACATTGAAATCTGATTTTGAAGTCAATGTAAAGTCTGGAATTGAACTATTGATCAGTAAATTTGGGGTACGAAAATTATCGACAAGATTAGATTCATTACTTCTATTCTCTAGGATATTATCTATCGAAAAGTTACTAGGGGGAGCAAATCTATTTAACGGTTGTGGTGTAGAGGCGGTAAAGTTTGGGCTATTAGTATGTGTGGTAGAATTTTCGCTATTTCTAGATACCTCTAAACGTCTAATCTCTCCTCGTTGGAACTCTAAAGACATCTCCATCATTCTCTGAGAGTGCTGAAGTGCCTGACTCATGTGCGGCCAGCCAGTTCCCTGGGTACTGGCTATGTGCTCCAGGGTGGACAGCAGATGTCCCAAGGTGATCTTCGGACCTGGGACTTGGAGCGGAGTGTTGTACACATGAGTCACATCGGTGCTGCTGGCAGCTGGCCAGCGAAGATTCGCATTGATATTTGGATCTCCGAAGTGCTGAGCAAAGCTGGTAACGGCAGGCTGACTGCCAACTAGGTACGCCAGCAACAGCTTGAGCTCCACCAGCTGATGTCGTTGTTGATGGGCCTCTGAGAGGAGAAGTCGGGGCTGCAGTGACTTGCTGGCCTCCGCTGGCTCCATTGCCATTGGTGTTGTGCACTATGTTTCCATTGGAGGAAGTGACAACTGCTGATGTTGTTGTTGTTGGAGCAGTAGTTGAGGTTGCTGTTACAGTGTTAGTCACTAGAAACAATTCTATTTTGAATGTTTGGTCTTtctctatatttttttttctcttctctATCATATTCGGATCCGTTACTCTAAAATCTGTTTCTAGTATTCTActctattctaatttttttttcaaatttgcaatttAGTAAAATGAATAGCAAATTTCCAtagattttgcaaacaaaatcaacttctaaaaatttatttactagctccattttaatattttacctgAAGCATTAGCATTTTCAGTCGTTGGCACTTGGTTGTTGCCATTCTCCACAACCTCCTTAGTTTCCGTCATTTTCTTTTTCTCTATAAACAATGCCAAACATTcactctattatatttttggaagttTTGGGATTTCATTTCGTAATTACAGACACTGCTGGCAAAACCGGTCCGAAATCGCAATTGCCGTACGCACTGATCAGTACCATACACGTGCTCCCTCCCTTTCTGCTGACCATACATAGCGCAACATAATCGAGGAGGGGCGACCGCACACGTGCATGACACTAAACCAGTGTTTCCGTCAACTG
This DNA window, taken from Belonocnema kinseyi isolate 2016_QV_RU_SX_M_011 chromosome 9, B_treatae_v1, whole genome shotgun sequence, encodes the following:
- the LOC117179410 gene encoding uncharacterized protein LOC117179410, translating into MAMEPAEASKSLQPRLLLSEAHQQRHQLVELKLLLAYLVGSQPAVTSFAQHFGDPNINANLRWPAASSTDVTHVYNTPLQVPGPKITLGHLLSTLEHIASTQGTGWPHMSQALQHSQRMMEMSLEFQRGEIRRLERQER